The proteins below come from a single Bactrocera dorsalis isolate Fly_Bdor chromosome 5, ASM2337382v1, whole genome shotgun sequence genomic window:
- the LOC125778938 gene encoding uncharacterized protein LOC125778938 has product MHRWSNMMESNDIFNVTPPSTSTPKGLKRKKVQLSHNFYASSSSQVLTPHSQNMFYSEETATASEGLDANKDIMAKLDLILERQLNLESRLDKLEENVSDHYI; this is encoded by the exons atgcaTCGTTGGAGCAATATGATGGAGTCGaatgatatttttaatgtgACGCCACCATCAACTTCCACTCCTAAGggcttaaaaaggaaaaaagtgcAACTATCGCATAATTTTTACGCTAGCTCTTCAAGTCAAG TACTCACTCCGCACAGCCAAAACATGTTTTACTCTGAAGAAACTGCAACTGCTTCCGAGGGCTTAGATGCAAACAAAG ATATAATGGCCAAGTTAGATTTAATTTTGGAAAGGCAATTGAACTTGGAAAGTCGCCTGGACAAATTGGAAGAAAACGTAAGTGATCATTATATTTAG
- the LOC125778933 gene encoding uncharacterized protein LOC125778933, translating to MAVVKISSLKLSEIKELLSERGLKSEGHKNELILRLSEAIGADVIEFTQTNLQDQINELREMFSSVLQLMQFNSNTTPSANVSNLNSFAEQARLESPSTGASKINYTVKEIAETIPDFDPTSESSITVKQFVDRVNGAMSAYKWEEKCLLLAVYSRLKGAAKIWLNSTDKLYSSWNELSKKLCEKFSCIPDETDIHYKMSQAVRKPNENLLDYCFRVSALGKRFTLSESAIVKYARDGLKRTTNGYGHYSF from the coding sequence ATGGCGGTAGTGAAAATCAGTAGTCTGAAATTATCTGAAATAAAAGAATTACTTAGCGAAAGAGGTTTAAAATCGGAAGggcataaaaatgaattaattttgcgACTAAGTGAAGCGATTGGTGCGGACGTGATAGAATTTACACAAACGAATTTGCAAGATCAAATAAATGAGTTGCGCGAAATGTTTTCCTCGGTGCTGCAGCTGATGCAGTTTAATTCGAATACGACACCGAGTGCTAACGTGAGTAACTTAAATTCGTTTGCGGAACAAGCACGTTTAGAATCACCTAGTACAGGGGCgtctaaaattaattatactgtAAAAGAAATTGCAGAAACGATACCAGACTTCGATCCAACATCCGAATCGTCAATCACGGTTAAGCAGTTTGTAGATAGAGTTAATGGTGCTATGAGTGCCTATAAGTGGGAAGaaaagtgtttgttgttggctgTTTATAGCCGACTTAAAGGCGCCGCGAAAATTTGGCTCAATTCGACAGACAAATTGTATTCCAGTTGGAACGAACTTTCAAAGAAGTTGTGCGAAAAGTTCAGCTGCATACCAGATGAAACTGACATACACTACAAAATGAGTCAGGCAGTGCGTAAGCCAAATGAAAACTTATTAGACTATTGCTTTCGCGTGAGTGCATTAGGGAAACGATTTACATTGAGTGAGTCTGCAATTGTGAAATATGCTAGAGATGGGTTAAAACGAACTACAAACGGCTATGGCCACTACTCGTTTTAA